Proteins from one Camelina sativa cultivar DH55 chromosome 8, Cs, whole genome shotgun sequence genomic window:
- the LOC104709430 gene encoding uncharacterized protein LOC104709430, whose amino-acid sequence MANITKLTPNYFITWRLQIRSLLEVHDLHVFIADEDNTPAETVTTATAANQPNPNFAAWKRQDKLLFSAVLGSLSLSVQPIVARTTTTRDLWQTLSSTYGKKSRGHIHQIRDQLKDIFTGNKSIHNYMCDIIDKSDKLAFLDAPLPHEDLLDYITSGLGEDYRAIIEMASGKTDFSVLVTANATQFPSRPPHPSSHGDYNPSCGGYRPSRPYLGKCQICGVQGHGARRCPQYRSPSPNPSYSPHYSGPYRAHAPWSVPHLPLPTPQWQQQPQAHHTTSSPHPDLSPWLLDSAGSHHIASDLSNLSLHAPYTGGENVMVGNGSNLPINHSDFIYLPSQSRNLRLTDVLCVPAMKKILISTNKLCQTNNVMTQLCPFTIWVKDLRTGKILLSRKANEGVYEWPITVPNTVPTSVYTFSCSKKASPSS is encoded by the exons ATGGCCAACATCACTAAACTCACGCCAAACTATTTCATCACTTGGCGTCTGCAGATCCGATCTCTTCTTGAGGTTCACGACCTCCATGTCTTCATTGCTGATGAAGACAACACGCCTGCTGAAACAGTCACCACCGCTACCGCTGCAAATCAACCAAATCCCAATTTCGCAGCCTGGAAACGTCAAGACAAGCTCCTCTTCAGCGCTGTCCTTggttctctctccctctctgttCAACCGATTGTTGCCCGTACCACAACAACACGAGATCTTTGGCAGACTCTCTCTAGTACTTATGGGAAAAAATCTCGTGGTCACATCCATCAGATTAGGGACCAGCTCAAAGATATTTTCACAGGGAATAAGTCTATCCATAACTATATGTGTGACATCATTGACAAGTCTGACAAACTCGCCTTTCTTGATGCTCCTCTTCCTCATGAAGACCTTCTTGACTACATTACTTCTGGTCTTGGAGAAGACTACAGAGCTATTATCGAGATG GCTTCTGGCAAAACTGATTTCTCTGTTCTGGTAACTGCAAATGCTACTCAGTTTCCTTCTCGACCGCCTCATCCGTCTTCCCATGGTGATTACAACCCTTCGTGTGGCGGATATCGCCCATCCAGACCATATCTTGGGAAGTGTCAAATCTGTGGTGTTCAAGGACATGGTGCTCGCCGATGTCCACAATACAGATCGCCTTCTCCAAATCCTTCTTACTCACCACACTATTCAGGTCCCTATCGTGCTCATGCTCCTTGGTCCGTACCTCACCTGCCTCTTCCCACGCCTCAATGGCAACAACAACCCCAGGCTCATCACACAACAAGCTCTCCACATCCCGATCTCTCTCCCTGGCTTCTTGACAGCGCTGGTTCACACCATATTGCGAGTGATCTCTCCAATCTCTCCCTCCATGCTCCGTACACTGGGGGAGAGAATGTCATGGTTGGCAATGGATCCAATCTCCCTATAAATCATTCTGATTTCATCTATCTTCCCTCTCAATCTCGGAACCTTAGGCTTACTGATGTTCTATGTGTTCCTGCAATGAAGAAAATTTTGATCTCTACCAACAAACTTTGTCAAACTAACAATGTGATGACTCAATTGTGTCCGTTTACTATTTGGGTGAAGGATCTACGCACGGGGAAAATACTTCTCAGCAGAAAGGCTAATGAGGGTGTGTATGAGTGGCCGATCACCGTTCCAAACACCGTTCCAACCTCCGTTTATACTTTTAGTTGCTCTAAGAAGGCGTCTCCCTCCTCTTGA
- the LOC104706955 gene encoding uncharacterized protein LOC104706955, producing MDNQKWCLGFISLVFFLFITTSSAELLIKQVFSGRGIESNSSYSLTANLGVTRVLRDERPSSKIVTITSFSVIKGRGEPYESSVFEATGYKWRLVLYVNGNPNDGGNGFISLYARIEETESLPLGWEVNVDLKLFVHNGKLNKYLTVTDGTVKRYNNAKKEWGFGQLIALPTFHNTNEGYIEQDTGSFGAEIFIVKPAQQQEKVTFISNPPNNVFSWKILHFSNLEDKFYYSDDFLVEDRYWRLGFNPKGDGGGRPHALPLFLFAQDHKANAVATNTWGAVNLRLKNQRTSNHRQIYSAAWYPIRSGYGVGVNNIILIADLKDASKGYLVNDAIIFEAEMVKVSVTNIVSA from the exons ATGGATAATCAAAAATGGTGTCTAGGTTTCatatctcttgttttttttctcttcatcactaCCTCTTCCGCTGAGCTCCTCATTAAAcaggttttt AGTGGCAGAGGAATAGAGTCCAACAGTTCTTACAGTCTCACGGCTAATCTTG GAGTGACAAGAGTGTTGAGGGATGAGCGACCATCGAGTAAGATAGTGACGATAACAAGTTTCTCAGTGATTAAGGGGAGAGGAGAACCCTAcgaatcctctgtttttgagGCTACTGGTTACAAATG gaGATTAGTTTTGTACGTGAATGGTAATCCAAACGACGGTGGAAATGGTTTTATTTCACTTTACGCGAGGATCGAAGAGACAGAGTCTCTTCCACTAGGCTGGGAAGTTAATGTTGATCTCAAACTCTTTGTCCACAATGGGAAGCTAAACAAATATTTGACTGTTACAG ATGGAACAGTGAAGCGATACAACAATGCGAAAAAAGAATGGGGATTCGGACAGTTGATTGCTCTTCCTACATTTCACAACACGAACGAAGGGTACATTGAGCAAGACACTGGTTCTTTTGGTGCTGAGATCTTTATCGTTAAGCCGGCCCAACAACAAGAGAAAGTCACATTCATATCAAACCCTCCAAACAATGTTTTCAGTTGGAAGATACTTCATTTCTCTAACTTGGAAGATAAGTTCTACTACTCTGATGATTTCCTCGTTGAAGACCGATACTG GAGACTAGGATTTAACCCCAaaggagatggaggaggaaGACCACATGCACTTCCACTCTTCCTATTTGCTCAAGACCATAAGGCAAACGCAGTTGCAACTAACACTTGGGGAGCCGTTAATCTACGGTTAAAGAATCAACGAACCTCCAACCATAGACAAATATATT cTGCAGCTTGGTACCCGATTCGAAGTGGTTATGGTGTGGGAGTGAACAATATCATATTGATAGCAGACTTAAAGGATGCATCGAAAGGATATTTGGTGAATGATGCCATTATCTTTGAAGCTGAGATGGTTAAGGTCTCTGTGACCAACATCGTCTCCGCTTAA
- the LOC104706956 gene encoding mavicyanin-like, translated as MAARIVSALVCLVVMGRLSGAAVYKVGDSAGWTTIANVDYKLWASTKTFHIGDTVLFEYNPQFHNVMRVTHPMYRSCNSSNPISTFTTGNDSITLTNHGHHFFFCGVPGHCLAGQKLDLNVLLPASSTPVSEPPTSSSSPPPLTTTIPAAGVPGPSPNLSASLPSVAVGRVVTIVALLVSLVFANFAS; from the exons ATGGCGGCGAGGATAGTTTCGGCTTTGGTGTGTTTGGTGGTCATGGGACGGCTGAGTGGAGCGGCGGTATACAAAGTGGGCGACTCAGCAGGCTGGACAACCATAGCCAACGTAGACTACAAGCTATGGGCGTCTACCAAAACTTTCCACATTGGTGATACTGTTT TGTTCGAGTACAACCCACAATTCCACAACGTAATGAGAGTGACGCACCCAATGTACAGAAGCTGCAACAGCTCAAACCCAATCTCCACCTTCACCACCGGAAACGACTCAATCACACTGACCAACCACGGCCACCATTTCTTCTTTTGCGGCGTTCCCGGCCATTGCCTCGCGGGTCAGAAACTTGACCTCAACGTCCTCCTCCCTGCCTCCTCCACACCAGTCTCTGAGCCACCAACCTCATCCTCCTCTCCTCCTCCGTTGACTACTACTATTCCTGCAGCCGGAGTCCCCGGACCTTCTCCTAACCTCAGTGCTTCTCTCCCGAGTGTGGCGGTGGGTCGAGTTGTGACCATAGTAGCTCTCCTAGTCTCTTTGGTCTTTGCAAATTTTGCTTCTTAA
- the LOC104709429 gene encoding UPF0725 protein EMB2204-like — MNGLRQFDCEGNSVPYRALVTLYAKVGLHRYNMWQLTNLQLSGLKKFNMLMGAGASTYCITLDAKEPASSSHQTFQVHVAEECFGTLDLRCYIARPQPTTTTTEVSNEEPLLRWDNDFSLPNWPLSLNAFNDQKRFYLVKKSELRDHDWIRLYLELAVCAENRLLTDEDLSKLKIVGVAIETNQDAENPPLIAKTANVYIRFEDLLGKDSVAILRRIMDETTGYLSLVGDILSQVKAPSSLCLMGEIQNAEQKASSNKRFSRPRRSHGYKRKHGLRSPVRRSPSFY; from the exons ATGAACGGACTGAGGCAATTCGACTGTGAGGGCAATTCGGTTCCTTATCGTGCCTTGGTCACTCTTTACGCTAAGGTTGGACTTCATCGTTACAATATGTGGCAG CTGACAAACTTACAGCTAAGTGGGCTAAAGAAATTCAATATGTTAATGGGTGCGGGTGCTTCAACTTACTGCATAACTTTGGATGCAAAGGAACCAGCTTCTAGCTCCCATCAAACCTTTCAAGTTCATGTTGCTGAAGAATGTTTCGGCACATTGGATTTGAGATGTTACATTGCTAGACctcaaccaacaacaaccaccaCCGAGGTATCAAATGAAGAGCCCTTACTACGTTGGGATAATGATTTCTCCTTGCCTAACTGGCCCTTGTCACTTAATGCCTTCAATGACCAAAAGCGATTTTACCTG GTGAAGAAATCAGAGTTGAGAGACCATGATTGGATCCGTCTATATTTGGAACTTGCAGTTTGTGCAGAGAATAGGTTACTCACAGAT GAAGATCTGTCCAAGTTGAAGATTGTGGGAGTGGCGATAGAAACTAATCAGGATGCCGAAAATCCACCACTCATTGCGAAAACTGCAAATGTCTACATCAGGTTTGAGGACTTATTAGGCAAAGATAGCGTAGCTATATTAAGAAGAATCATGGATGAGACTACGGGATACTTGAGTCTCGTGGGTGATATTCTTAGTCAGGTTAAAGCTCCTTCTTCCTTATGTCTCATGGGTGAGATTCAGAATGCGGAACAAAAAGCTTCTTCGAATAAGCGATTTTCTAGACCTAGGCGTTCACATGGTTATAAAAGAAAGCATGGCCTTCGCTCTCCCGTTCGTCGGTCTCCTTCCTTTTATTGA